A stretch of Nonomuraea africana DNA encodes these proteins:
- a CDS encoding YqjF family protein — protein sequence MYHHWSNITFVHWRYPRTLVQSLVPDSLTVETFDGAAWVGLTPFLMEDVRMPGLPAVPWLSRFPETNLRTYVRDARGRSGIWFLSMEAGQLPAALGGRAGYWLPYFWSDMSVETDGGLWRYRSRRRWPGPIGARCDGDVEIGADLAEGERDERAHFLTARFLLFTLVAGRLAAAEVEHPPWPLRHARLARLDQDLLRVAGLPAPDHAPLLHASRGVPVRVGMWSW from the coding sequence ATGTATCACCACTGGTCGAACATCACTTTTGTGCACTGGCGCTATCCACGCACTCTCGTCCAGTCGCTGGTCCCCGACTCGCTCACGGTCGAGACCTTCGACGGCGCCGCCTGGGTCGGGCTGACGCCCTTCCTCATGGAGGACGTGCGGATGCCGGGACTCCCCGCCGTGCCGTGGCTGTCGCGCTTCCCCGAGACGAACCTGCGGACGTACGTGCGCGACGCGCGCGGCCGTAGCGGGATCTGGTTCCTCTCGATGGAGGCCGGGCAGCTGCCCGCCGCCCTCGGGGGCCGGGCCGGCTACTGGCTGCCCTACTTCTGGTCGGACATGTCCGTCGAGACCGATGGCGGCCTCTGGCGGTACCGAAGCAGGCGACGCTGGCCGGGCCCGATCGGCGCGCGGTGCGACGGGGACGTGGAGATCGGCGCGGACCTGGCCGAAGGCGAACGGGACGAGCGGGCGCACTTCCTGACCGCCCGGTTCCTCCTGTTCACGCTGGTGGCCGGACGGCTCGCCGCCGCCGAGGTCGAACACCCGCCCTGGCCGCTTCGCCACGCCCGTCTGGCCCGCCTGGACCAGGACCTGCTCCGGGTCGCCGGGCTGCCCGCCCCAGATCACGCTCCCCTGCTGCACGCCTCCCGCGGAGTGCCGGTGCGCGTCGGGATGTGGAGCTGGTGA
- a CDS encoding ArsR/SmtB family transcription factor produces the protein MAESSFAEFDFTSADLARLRFAFSPVSEAVASLRLLQDTGRHALHLPWIRAVRPRLAELDLRLLCALVPLGPYFVDFLTPPPTSPLPDITAELELVARADLDEAVSEAARVPAADTPVIRDFLADPAAGVARAAAELRLYWDVAMDRFWPQIRGLFEAEVLRRSRQLARDGAGAMFNDLHPNITWTEGRLRVRTRAWRRSGPLGGDGLILIPSVFHWPDTTVMAEPYQPNLVYPVPGVGTVWSQGVVPTTDALDSLIGRTRARILVTLSDAATTTILARRLSMAPGAISQHLKVLRESGLVTQRRSGREVFYERSQLGDTLCSAS, from the coding sequence GTGGCTGAATCCTCGTTTGCCGAGTTCGACTTCACCTCCGCTGATCTGGCCCGGCTGAGGTTCGCCTTCTCCCCGGTGTCCGAGGCGGTCGCGAGCCTGCGGCTGCTGCAGGACACCGGACGGCACGCGCTGCACCTGCCGTGGATCAGGGCCGTCCGCCCCCGGCTCGCCGAGCTGGACCTGCGGCTGCTGTGCGCGCTGGTCCCACTCGGCCCGTACTTCGTCGACTTCCTGACGCCACCGCCGACCAGCCCCTTGCCGGACATCACCGCCGAGCTGGAGCTCGTCGCCAGGGCCGACCTGGACGAGGCCGTCTCCGAGGCGGCCAGGGTTCCGGCCGCCGACACCCCGGTCATCAGGGACTTCCTCGCCGACCCCGCCGCCGGCGTCGCCCGCGCGGCCGCCGAGCTGCGCCTGTACTGGGACGTGGCGATGGACCGGTTCTGGCCGCAGATCCGAGGGCTGTTCGAGGCGGAGGTGCTGCGTCGCTCCCGGCAGCTGGCCCGCGACGGCGCCGGCGCGATGTTCAACGACCTGCACCCGAACATCACCTGGACCGAAGGGCGCCTGCGCGTGCGGACCCGCGCCTGGCGGCGCAGCGGGCCGCTCGGCGGCGACGGCCTGATCCTGATCCCGAGCGTCTTCCACTGGCCGGACACGACCGTGATGGCGGAGCCGTACCAGCCGAACCTGGTCTACCCGGTGCCCGGCGTCGGCACGGTGTGGTCGCAGGGGGTGGTCCCCACCACCGACGCGCTCGACTCCCTCATCGGCCGGACCCGCGCCCGCATCCTCGTCACTCTCAGCGACGCGGCCACGACGACCATCCTCGCGCGGCGGCTGTCCATGGCGCCCGGCGCGATCAGCCAGCACCTGAAGGTGCTGCGCGAGAGCGGTCTGGTCACCCAGCGCCGCAGCGGTCGCGAGGTGTTCTACGAGCGCTCCCAGCTGGGCGACACGCTCTGCTCGGCCTCGTGA
- a CDS encoding carboxylesterase family protein: protein MSTYHAVRYARSRPPQRPMMPGMPEWNPADGLDCLTVNVWTPDPGGSGLPVMVWIYGGALPPPVRRTDAPW from the coding sequence ATGTCGACGTACCATGCCGTACGGTACGCTCGGTCGCGCCCGCCGCAGCGCCCGATGATGCCCGGCATGCCGGAGTGGAACCCGGCGGACGGCCTCGACTGCCTCACGGTGAACGTGTGGACCCCCGACCCCGGCGGCTCGGGCCTGCCGGTGATGGTGTGGATCTACGGCGGCGCGCTCCCGCCGCCCGTCCGGCGGACTGACGCCCCCTGGTAG
- a CDS encoding nuclear transport factor 2 family protein produces MQVLRLALCALVVLLSACATAPPDSSAAPTSAPSASVPSASVPAEHRALVDRFVAAINAGDAGRVAETFTRDARFDSVGRIYEGRTQIMDRFLGPEVIEAGGRYALRGVRPGAAGRVVAEYDFATGHGGSEHFTYDCSVEDTRFADCVGRYVG; encoded by the coding sequence ATGCAGGTCCTTCGCCTCGCCCTCTGCGCCCTGGTCGTCCTCCTCAGCGCCTGCGCCACCGCCCCTCCGGACTCCTCGGCAGCGCCCACCTCCGCACCCTCGGCCTCCGTGCCCTCGGCTTCCGTGCCCGCCGAGCATCGCGCGCTGGTCGATCGGTTCGTCGCGGCGATCAACGCGGGCGACGCGGGACGGGTGGCCGAGACCTTCACGAGGGACGCCAGGTTCGACAGCGTGGGCAGGATCTACGAGGGCCGAACGCAGATCATGGACCGCTTCCTCGGGCCCGAGGTCATCGAGGCGGGAGGGCGGTACGCCCTGCGCGGGGTGCGCCCCGGAGCCGCCGGCCGGGTGGTCGCCGAGTACGACTTCGCCACCGGCCACGGCGGCTCCGAGCACTTCACCTATGACTGCTCGGTCGAAGACACCAGGTTCGCCGACTGCGTGGGCCGGTACGTCGGCTGA
- a CDS encoding DUF6463 family protein has protein sequence MTTNVLPRRRDVVLAGRITAFLGALHLVLTLAFNLQYLPAWFTGRLWFPANGLNELPPDVGAFWLTIGSFGLPLLLLGLLIGWLGRRDVTPPAFLAWTLGAWGTILALLFEPSPAILLWVPAVMLLVAARRQA, from the coding sequence ATGACCACGAACGTCCTGCCCAGGCGGCGCGACGTCGTACTCGCCGGCCGGATCACCGCCTTCCTCGGCGCCCTGCACCTGGTTCTCACCCTCGCCTTCAACCTCCAGTACCTGCCCGCCTGGTTCACGGGCCGCCTCTGGTTCCCCGCCAACGGCCTGAACGAGCTCCCTCCCGACGTCGGCGCCTTCTGGCTGACGATCGGCTCCTTCGGCCTGCCGCTGCTCCTGCTCGGTCTTCTGATCGGCTGGCTCGGCCGCAGGGACGTCACTCCGCCCGCGTTCCTGGCATGGACGCTCGGCGCATGGGGCACGATCCTTGCGCTCCTCTTCGAGCCGTCGCCGGCCATCCTGCTCTGGGTGCCGGCCGTGATGCTCCTCGTCGCCGCCAGGAGGCAGGCATGA
- a CDS encoding amino acid ABC transporter permease, giving the protein MSVLFDEPGPRARRRIRIATVLGVLAAVALVALAIRQFAANGQLAYERWQPYATWPMWRYLLDGLWSTALAAVVAAALSMALGLLLAIGRLSERRWVRAPSAAYVEVVRVIPALLLVYVVLFALPKYGLDLPLFWKLVVPLTVSNSAAFAEIFRAGILSVERGQTEAGLAVGLTRGRTMRMIVLPQAARRVLPSIVSQSVGLLKDTSLGFVVSYGELLYSGKVLAAYNGLVIQTYVVVALIYLVVNASLSKLARVLEQRSSVRA; this is encoded by the coding sequence ATGAGCGTGCTGTTCGACGAGCCCGGACCGCGCGCCAGGCGCAGGATCCGCATCGCCACCGTCCTGGGAGTGCTGGCCGCCGTCGCCCTCGTGGCACTCGCGATCCGCCAGTTCGCCGCCAACGGGCAGCTGGCCTACGAGCGCTGGCAGCCGTACGCCACCTGGCCCATGTGGCGCTACCTGCTCGACGGGCTGTGGTCCACCGCGCTGGCCGCCGTCGTGGCGGCGGCGCTGTCCATGGCGCTCGGCCTGCTGCTGGCCATCGGCCGGCTGTCCGAGCGGCGCTGGGTGCGGGCGCCCTCGGCCGCGTACGTCGAGGTCGTGCGGGTCATCCCCGCGCTGCTGCTGGTGTACGTGGTGTTGTTCGCACTGCCCAAGTACGGGCTCGACCTGCCGCTGTTCTGGAAGCTCGTGGTGCCGCTGACCGTGTCGAACTCGGCCGCCTTCGCCGAGATCTTCCGCGCCGGCATCCTGTCCGTCGAACGCGGGCAGACCGAGGCGGGTCTCGCCGTCGGTCTCACCCGCGGCCGGACCATGCGGATGATCGTGCTGCCGCAGGCCGCCCGCAGGGTGCTGCCCTCGATCGTCAGCCAGTCCGTCGGCCTGCTCAAGGACACCTCGCTCGGCTTCGTGGTGAGCTACGGCGAGCTGCTGTACTCGGGCAAGGTCCTGGCCGCCTACAACGGCCTGGTCATCCAGACCTACGTGGTAGTGGCACTGATCTACCTCGTGGTCAACGCCTCGCTGTCCAAGCTCGCCAGGGTCCTGGAGCAAAGGAGTTCCGTCCGTGCCTGA
- a CDS encoding isochorismatase family protein, translating into MQNRFHDALTADNAALLLVDHQIGLFTGVRDITVSELKHNVTSLAKAASRLSLPIVVTTTAADSMWGPLIPELRAVLPEKLEVIDRSTVNAWHDDRVRNAVEATGRDKIIIAGVSLEVCAAFPAISATAAGYSAYVAVDASGTFSATKRETGLLRLQQAGVIVSDYATLAVEILADNAHPLAGDVYADLDMPFATLVGQLAAAHSR; encoded by the coding sequence ATGCAGAACCGATTCCACGACGCCCTCACCGCCGACAACGCCGCCCTCCTGCTGGTCGATCACCAGATCGGCCTGTTCACCGGCGTGCGTGACATCACGGTGAGCGAGCTCAAGCACAACGTCACCAGCCTGGCCAAGGCGGCATCGCGCCTGAGCCTGCCCATCGTGGTCACGACCACCGCGGCGGACAGCATGTGGGGGCCGCTCATTCCCGAGCTGCGGGCCGTCCTGCCGGAGAAGCTCGAGGTGATCGACCGCAGCACGGTGAACGCCTGGCACGACGACCGTGTCAGGAACGCCGTCGAGGCCACCGGCCGCGACAAGATCATCATTGCCGGGGTCTCGCTCGAGGTCTGCGCGGCGTTCCCGGCGATCTCCGCCACCGCGGCGGGCTACAGCGCCTACGTCGCCGTGGACGCCTCCGGCACCTTCTCCGCGACCAAGCGGGAGACCGGGCTGCTCCGGCTGCAGCAGGCGGGTGTCATCGTGAGCGACTACGCCACGCTCGCCGTCGAGATCCTCGCCGACAACGCCCACCCCCTCGCGGGAGACGTGTACGCCGATCTCGACATGCCGTTCGCCACCCTGGTCGGGCAGCTAGCCGCCGCCCACAGCCGGTGA
- a CDS encoding MFS transporter encodes MAVLTSRASPPALPRPFWMLWLGTVINRTGAIVQPFLSVYLVQVQGFTLGQTGAVMTAFGVGSLLSHLLAGWLTDRLGRRLTLTGGMLATSAAMVVLGAASGFLAVAATAFLLGLTIESYRPASQAMVADLVPPALRPRAYGLLFWGMNLGYSVAMVAGGWFADHGAHGMFGVNAAVAVAFAAVVWRAVPESRPAEAALGGVRLRAVLRDRLMLAVCAVTAGYGALYAQAFTTLPLAMAEQGVDRTRFGLAMALNGVLIIAVQPLTGAWMARRDPNRVLAAGTAVVAAGFGLTAFVHDARGLALTVAVWTAGEIVIAGTLPTIVAALASPELQGTYAGVSGMSWSAGAVLAPVIGTALLPLGPETLWSGIGLIGAASALGALLIGGPVRRRTSTDHSRTSSI; translated from the coding sequence ATGGCAGTCCTCACCTCGCGGGCGTCCCCGCCGGCGTTGCCGCGTCCGTTCTGGATGCTCTGGCTCGGCACCGTCATCAACCGCACCGGCGCGATCGTGCAGCCGTTCCTGTCGGTGTACCTGGTCCAGGTCCAGGGCTTCACCCTCGGGCAGACCGGCGCCGTCATGACGGCCTTCGGCGTCGGGTCGCTGCTCTCGCACCTGCTCGCCGGATGGCTGACCGACCGGCTCGGCCGCCGGCTGACCCTCACCGGCGGCATGCTCGCCACCTCCGCCGCGATGGTCGTCCTCGGCGCCGCGAGCGGGTTCCTCGCCGTGGCGGCGACCGCGTTCCTGCTCGGGCTCACCATCGAGTCGTACCGGCCGGCCTCGCAGGCGATGGTCGCCGACCTCGTCCCGCCCGCGCTGCGCCCGAGGGCGTACGGGCTGCTCTTCTGGGGGATGAACCTCGGTTACTCGGTCGCGATGGTGGCCGGCGGCTGGTTCGCCGATCACGGCGCCCATGGGATGTTCGGCGTGAACGCGGCCGTCGCGGTGGCCTTCGCCGCCGTGGTGTGGCGCGCCGTGCCCGAGTCGCGCCCGGCCGAGGCGGCGCTCGGCGGGGTGAGGCTGCGGGCGGTGCTGCGAGACCGGCTGATGCTCGCGGTCTGCGCCGTCACCGCGGGGTACGGCGCGCTGTACGCCCAGGCGTTCACCACGCTCCCGCTGGCCATGGCCGAGCAGGGCGTCGACCGTACGCGCTTCGGCCTGGCCATGGCGCTCAACGGCGTCCTGATCATCGCCGTCCAGCCGCTGACCGGGGCATGGATGGCCCGGCGGGACCCCAACCGCGTGCTCGCCGCCGGAACGGCGGTCGTGGCGGCCGGTTTCGGGCTCACCGCGTTCGTGCACGACGCGCGCGGCCTCGCGCTCACGGTGGCGGTCTGGACCGCGGGAGAGATCGTCATCGCGGGCACCCTGCCCACCATCGTGGCGGCCCTGGCCTCCCCTGAACTCCAGGGCACCTACGCCGGCGTCTCCGGGATGAGCTGGTCGGCCGGCGCGGTCCTCGCGCCGGTGATCGGCACGGCGCTGCTTCCCCTCGGGCCGGAGACGCTGTGGAGCGGCATCGGCCTCATCGGCGCCGCCTCGGCCCTGGGCGCGCTGCTCATCGGCGGCCCGGTGCGCCGGCGCACCTCGACAGACCACTCTCGAACGTCATCGATCTAG
- a CDS encoding amino acid ABC transporter ATP-binding protein translates to MIRVRGLNKWFGEHHVLRDIDLHVARGEVVVVIGPSGSGKSTLCRCLNRLETAQQGEIVIDGVPAPLEGRELARLRADVGMVFQSFNLFQHKTVLENITLAPMKVRGVSRTEAEKTARELLDRVGIGEQADKLPGRLSGGQQQRAAIARALAMRPKVMLFDEPTSALDPEMVGEVLDVMTGLAADGMTMVVVTHEMGFARRAADRVVFMADGQIVEEGAPAAFFDHPQTDRAGDFLAKVLTH, encoded by the coding sequence ATGATTCGGGTAAGAGGGCTGAACAAGTGGTTCGGCGAGCATCACGTGCTGCGCGACATCGACCTGCACGTCGCACGCGGTGAGGTCGTCGTCGTGATCGGCCCCTCGGGCTCGGGCAAGTCGACGTTGTGCCGCTGTCTCAACAGGCTCGAGACGGCGCAGCAGGGCGAGATCGTCATCGACGGCGTGCCCGCCCCACTGGAGGGCCGCGAGCTGGCCAGGCTGCGCGCCGACGTCGGCATGGTCTTCCAGTCCTTCAACCTCTTCCAGCACAAGACGGTGCTGGAGAACATCACGCTCGCCCCGATGAAGGTGCGCGGCGTCAGCCGTACGGAGGCCGAGAAGACCGCGCGCGAGCTGCTCGACAGGGTCGGGATCGGCGAGCAGGCGGACAAGCTGCCCGGGCGGCTGTCCGGCGGTCAGCAGCAGCGCGCGGCCATCGCCCGGGCGCTGGCCATGCGGCCCAAGGTGATGCTGTTCGACGAGCCCACCTCCGCCCTCGACCCCGAGATGGTGGGCGAGGTGCTGGACGTCATGACCGGCCTCGCGGCCGACGGCATGACCATGGTCGTCGTCACCCACGAGATGGGCTTCGCGCGCAGGGCGGCCGACCGCGTGGTGTTCATGGCCGACGGCCAGATCGTCGAGGAGGGCGCGCCCGCCGCCTTCTTCGACCACCCCCAGACGGACCGGGCCGGGGACTTCCTGGCCAAGGTACTCACTCACTGA
- a CDS encoding asparaginase gives MPDYAALAEVVRSGFVESVHYGSAVGLAPDARTEVALGPVDAPVLPRSSAKPFQALACLVAGAALPGPRLAIAAGSHTGEDFHVRLVADLLEEYGLGPGALRCPEDWPEDEATRHRLIREGLGRTPERMNCSGKHAAMLAAAVANGWDVASYLDPDHPLQRQVRAVVEELSGEKAAAVAVDGCGAPLFGLSLTGLARAVQALVLAAPGSAPRQVADAMREHPEYVGGTGHQNTELMRALPGAVVKGGAEGVLVAALESGHTVAVKVIDGSPRATTAIALSVLRRMGRDVSGADAFSSVQVLGGGVPVGEIHAL, from the coding sequence GTGCCTGATTACGCCGCCCTCGCCGAGGTCGTCCGCTCGGGGTTCGTCGAGAGCGTCCACTACGGCAGCGCCGTCGGCCTCGCGCCCGACGCCCGCACCGAGGTCGCGCTCGGTCCCGTGGACGCCCCCGTCCTGCCGCGCTCCTCCGCCAAGCCGTTCCAGGCGCTGGCCTGCCTGGTCGCGGGCGCGGCCCTGCCGGGCCCGCGCCTGGCCATCGCCGCGGGCAGCCACACCGGCGAGGACTTCCACGTACGGCTGGTCGCCGACCTCCTCGAGGAGTACGGCCTCGGCCCCGGCGCGCTGCGCTGCCCCGAGGACTGGCCCGAGGACGAGGCCACCCGCCACCGGCTGATCCGCGAAGGGCTCGGTAGGACACCGGAGCGGATGAACTGCTCGGGCAAGCACGCCGCGATGCTCGCCGCCGCGGTCGCCAACGGCTGGGACGTCGCCTCCTACCTCGACCCGGACCACCCGCTCCAGCGCCAGGTCAGAGCGGTCGTGGAGGAGCTGTCGGGGGAGAAGGCCGCCGCCGTGGCCGTCGACGGGTGCGGCGCGCCGCTGTTCGGGCTCTCGCTCACCGGGCTGGCCAGGGCGGTGCAGGCGCTCGTGCTCGCCGCGCCGGGCAGCGCGCCCCGGCAGGTCGCCGACGCGATGCGGGAGCACCCCGAGTACGTCGGCGGCACCGGGCACCAGAACACCGAGCTCATGCGGGCGCTCCCTGGCGCGGTCGTGAAGGGCGGCGCCGAGGGCGTGCTGGTAGCGGCGCTGGAGTCGGGTCACACCGTCGCGGTCAAGGTCATCGACGGCAGCCCCAGGGCGACGACGGCGATCGCGCTGTCGGTGCTGCGCCGGATGGGCCGCGACGTGTCGGGCGCCGACGCCTTCTCCTCGGTCCAGGTGCTCGGCGGAGGCGTGCCCGTGGGAGAGATCCACGCCCTTTAG
- a CDS encoding amino acid ABC transporter permease: protein MSVLLDHLPELWQGLVVTLQLTVASSIGAAVLGVLVTAMRVSPVGVLRAMGTAYVEAFQNLPLLVLLVLAFFGLPEIGIKASPLVTAIVVISVYEAAYIAEALRSGVNAVGKGQGEAARALGLTFRQSLWHVILPQALRTVVQPLGNIIIALTMNTLLAGAISVVDLTEEAKRINLVEAQPIPIFVGVGLIYALIASGVGFVTGRLERRLVMVR, encoded by the coding sequence ATGTCCGTCCTGCTGGACCACCTGCCCGAGCTCTGGCAGGGACTGGTCGTGACGCTCCAGCTCACCGTCGCGTCGTCCATCGGCGCGGCGGTGCTCGGGGTGCTGGTCACCGCCATGCGGGTGAGCCCGGTCGGCGTGCTGCGCGCCATGGGCACCGCCTACGTGGAGGCGTTCCAGAACCTGCCCCTGCTGGTCCTGCTGGTGCTGGCCTTCTTCGGCCTGCCCGAGATCGGGATCAAGGCGAGCCCGCTGGTCACCGCGATCGTGGTGATCTCGGTCTACGAGGCGGCCTACATCGCCGAGGCGCTGCGCTCGGGCGTCAACGCGGTCGGCAAGGGTCAGGGTGAGGCGGCCAGGGCGCTCGGGCTGACGTTCAGGCAGTCGCTGTGGCACGTCATCCTGCCGCAGGCGCTGCGCACGGTCGTGCAGCCGCTCGGCAACATCATCATCGCGCTCACCATGAACACCCTGCTGGCCGGTGCGATCAGCGTGGTCGACCTGACCGAAGAGGCGAAAAGGATCAACCTCGTGGAGGCCCAGCCCATCCCGATCTTCGTCGGCGTGGGCCTGATATACGCGCTCATCGCCTCCGGCGTCGGCTTCGTGACGGGACGCCTCGAGCGGCGGCTGGTGATGGTCCGATGA
- a CDS encoding glutamate ABC transporter substrate-binding protein, translating to MKKMVAVVAVSLLGLAACSSTNTSGSPAVPGEAKPAANELLAKAPVADAAAILPGSTMEKIKKRGELIVGGSLDAPLLSQQNPVSGEIEGFDADMGKALAKYIIGEPKVKIVNSASETREALLANGTVDVVFQTYTITPERAEQVAFAGPYYTSGLTIAVKKGTTGIAKPEDLNGKKVIAGANTPAIPAIKKLAPQAEIVTFGSDPECMQALKQDRGVAYVQDETLLIANAQKDPSIQVIGNPFTQDPYGIGLKHGDDQFKTFVNDWLKKTQSTGVWQQAWKNSIGTVVKGEAPAPPQIGSVPGS from the coding sequence ATGAAGAAGATGGTCGCTGTCGTCGCCGTGTCACTCCTCGGCCTCGCCGCCTGTTCCAGCACGAACACCTCAGGCAGCCCCGCCGTACCAGGAGAGGCCAAGCCCGCCGCCAACGAGCTGCTCGCCAAGGCGCCCGTCGCCGACGCGGCCGCGATCCTGCCGGGCTCGACGATGGAAAAGATCAAGAAGCGCGGCGAGCTCATCGTCGGCGGCTCGCTCGACGCCCCGCTGCTGTCCCAGCAGAACCCGGTCAGCGGCGAGATCGAGGGCTTCGACGCCGACATGGGCAAGGCGCTGGCGAAGTACATCATCGGCGAGCCGAAGGTGAAGATCGTCAACTCGGCCTCGGAGACGCGCGAGGCGTTGCTGGCCAACGGCACCGTGGACGTCGTCTTCCAGACGTACACGATCACGCCGGAGCGGGCCGAGCAGGTCGCGTTCGCCGGCCCGTACTACACCTCGGGCCTCACGATCGCCGTCAAGAAGGGCACCACGGGCATCGCCAAGCCCGAGGACCTCAACGGCAAGAAGGTCATCGCGGGCGCCAACACCCCGGCCATTCCCGCGATCAAGAAGCTCGCCCCGCAGGCCGAGATCGTCACCTTCGGCAGCGACCCCGAGTGCATGCAGGCGCTCAAGCAGGACCGCGGCGTCGCCTACGTCCAGGACGAGACGCTGCTGATCGCCAACGCCCAGAAGGACCCGTCCATCCAGGTGATCGGCAACCCCTTCACCCAGGACCCGTACGGCATCGGCCTCAAGCACGGCGACGACCAGTTCAAGACGTTCGTCAACGACTGGCTGAAGAAGACGCAGAGCACCGGCGTCTGGCAGCAGGCGTGGAAGAACTCCATCGGCACGGTCGTCAAGGGCGAGGCCCCCGCCCCGCCGCAGATCGGCTCGGTGCCGGGTTCCTGA
- a CDS encoding TetR/AcrR family transcriptional regulator, whose product MSAEGQRSGRPRDTRVDASILAATREVLAETGYARLTMDAVAATAGVGKAAIYRRYATKQEMVYAATVHTMALETPADTGALTTDLAALIGDIRATMGNPIALVTVPGLIADITADPDLTVRFQQTFMARQRDCVTAVLERAVLRGELDELPALELVHAMLVGPVFAWLFMMRGPGTDAFARDLAARLAAALTGGGCQSLVQPTRKDSKTPPMSQI is encoded by the coding sequence GTGAGCGCGGAAGGCCAGCGCTCGGGGCGGCCGAGGGACACCAGGGTCGACGCGTCCATCCTCGCCGCGACCAGGGAGGTGCTCGCCGAGACCGGTTACGCCCGCCTCACGATGGACGCCGTCGCCGCCACGGCCGGGGTCGGCAAGGCCGCGATCTACCGCCGCTACGCCACCAAGCAGGAGATGGTGTACGCCGCCACCGTCCACACGATGGCGCTGGAGACGCCCGCCGACACGGGTGCCCTCACCACCGACCTGGCCGCGCTGATCGGCGACATCCGCGCCACGATGGGCAACCCGATCGCGCTGGTCACGGTTCCCGGCCTGATCGCCGACATCACCGCGGACCCCGACCTCACCGTCAGGTTCCAGCAGACCTTCATGGCACGGCAGCGCGACTGCGTCACGGCGGTGCTCGAACGGGCGGTCCTGCGCGGTGAGCTGGACGAGCTCCCCGCGCTGGAGCTGGTGCACGCCATGCTGGTCGGCCCCGTCTTCGCCTGGTTGTTCATGATGCGCGGCCCCGGCACGGACGCCTTCGCCCGCGACCTCGCTGCCCGGCTGGCCGCCGCGCTCACCGGCGGCGGCTGTCAAAGCCTCGTCCAGCCCACCCGAAAAGACAGCAAAACTCCCCCTATGTCACAAATCTGA
- a CDS encoding fatty acid desaturase family protein, translating to MTIDQTVRPATGSDYARLLQRVTAAGLLRRRPGYYAARMGVIGGLYAAGLAAFFTLGDSWWQLLVAVFFAIMFAQVALVGHDVAHRQIFRTARPSRIAGWIAGNLLVGMGYGWWMDKHTRHHANPNHEELDPDVSPDILLWSTDQARASRGLPRFIGRRQAFLFYPLLLLEGLNLHASGFRALLDPKTKHRAMEGTLLGLHVVGYLAALFLVLSPGKALVFLAVHQGLWGVYMGSVFAPGHKGMPTLKPGEKLDYLRRQVLTTRGVRGNRFVDVAMGGLNYQIEHHLFPNMPTPHLRHAQAIVREHCAEIDVPYYETGLIESYRQLLRHLHAVGAPLRA from the coding sequence ATGACGATTGATCAGACCGTCCGGCCCGCGACAGGGAGCGACTACGCCCGGCTACTCCAGCGCGTGACGGCGGCGGGGCTGCTGCGGCGGCGGCCCGGCTACTACGCCGCCAGAATGGGGGTGATCGGCGGCCTGTACGCCGCGGGGCTGGCCGCCTTCTTCACGCTGGGGGACTCCTGGTGGCAGCTGCTCGTGGCGGTGTTCTTCGCGATCATGTTCGCCCAGGTGGCCCTGGTCGGGCACGACGTCGCCCACCGCCAGATCTTCCGCACCGCACGACCGAGCAGGATCGCCGGATGGATCGCCGGCAACCTCCTCGTGGGCATGGGCTACGGCTGGTGGATGGACAAGCACACCCGCCACCACGCCAATCCCAACCACGAGGAGCTGGATCCCGACGTCTCCCCTGACATCCTCCTCTGGTCCACGGATCAGGCGCGGGCCAGCCGCGGCCTGCCCAGGTTCATCGGCCGCCGTCAGGCCTTCCTCTTCTATCCGCTGCTCCTGCTGGAGGGCCTGAACCTGCACGCGTCCGGGTTCCGCGCGCTGCTCGACCCGAAGACGAAGCACCGCGCCATGGAGGGGACGCTGCTCGGCCTGCACGTCGTCGGCTACCTCGCCGCGCTGTTCCTGGTGCTCTCGCCGGGCAAGGCGCTCGTCTTCCTCGCCGTCCACCAGGGGCTCTGGGGCGTCTACATGGGATCGGTGTTCGCCCCGGGACACAAGGGCATGCCCACGCTGAAGCCCGGCGAGAAGCTCGACTACCTGCGCCGCCAGGTGCTCACCACCAGAGGGGTGCGCGGGAACCGGTTCGTCGACGTCGCGATGGGCGGGCTGAACTACCAGATCGAGCACCACCTGTTCCCGAACATGCCCACACCCCATCTACGCCACGCGCAGGCCATCGTGCGCGAGCACTGCGCCGAGATCGACGTGCCGTACTACGAGACGGGACTGATCGAGTCGTACCGGCAGCTGCTCCGGCACCTGCACGCTGTGGGTGCGCCGCTTCGCGCGTGA